From one Rhodamnia argentea isolate NSW1041297 chromosome 1, ASM2092103v1, whole genome shotgun sequence genomic stretch:
- the LOC115743408 gene encoding GPI mannosyltransferase 1 isoform X2, whose protein sequence is MVTVDMRPLLLFSAFLRVFLIVYGEWQDKHMEVRYTDVDYFVFSDAADLMASGKSPYERTTYRYSPLLALLLLPNTFLHRSWGKFLFSASGNLLQAAVWYGLVVHFRIYPIIYAPTLVLVLNHHFLRLGQKPVLRIWSSGPSKKPEYSTAATKLNVLVAIKCIFSAERIVFGVISAAVFFFCTGISFYLYKWEFLHEALLYHLTRTDPRHNFSIYFYHIYLHYEREFSVVEKLISFLPQFMVQLVLVLRFAPDLPFCLFVQTVAFVAFNKVITAQYFVWFFCLLPLILPWSNINFKWKGLCCIFLWMGAQTHWLMWGYLLEFKGKNVFVELWMASLVFLAANTCVLVVMISNHTYSPLFQLLKQNSSEQGLKQE, encoded by the exons ATGGTGACTGTAGACATGCGCCCCTTGCTGTTATTTTCAGCATTCTTGCGGGTGTTTTTGATTGTGTATGGTGAATGGCAAGATAAGCACATGGAGGTTAGGTACACAGATGTGGACTACTTCGTATTCTCTGATGCTGCTGATTTAATGGCATCTGGGAAGTCTCCTTATGAAAGAACCACGTACCGATATTCACCTTTGCTCGCCTTGCTGCTCTTGCCAAATACATTTCTCCATCGTTCGTGGGGCAAGTTTCTTTTCTCAGCTTCTG GCAATCTCTTGCAAGCTGCAGTGTGGTATGGACTTGTTGTCCATTTCAGAATCTATCCGATCATATATGCGCCAACACTTGTCCTGGTTCTTAATCACCACTTCCTCCGCTTGGGACAGAAGCCTGTTCTTAGGATCTGGAGTTCTGGCCCTAGCAAGAAACCCGAATACAGCACAGCAGCGACTAAACTCAATGTGCTGGTTGCTATAAAATGCATATTTTCTGCAGAGAGGATTGTCTTTGGTGTTATTTCTGCGgctgttttcttcttctgtacAGGAATTAGCTTCTACTTATACAAGTGGGAATTCTTGCATGAGGCATTGCTTTACCATCTAACCCGCACAGATCCAAGACATAACTTCTCTATATATTTCTACCACATATATCTTCACTATGAGCGTGAGTTCTCTGTGGTAGAGAAGCTCATATCTTTTTTACCCCAGTTCATGGTCCAGCTGGTTCTTGTTCTTCGCTTTGCTCCGGATTTGCCATTCTGCCTTTTTGTGCAGACGGTCGCTTTTGTGGCATTTAACAAG GTAATCACTGCGCAGTACTTTGTATGGTTCTTCTGCTTGCTGCCCCTAATACTGCCATGGAGCAatataaatttcaaatggaAAGGGTTATGCTGCATATTCTTGTGGATGGGAGCTCAGACCCATTGGCTGATGTGGGGTTACCTGCTTGAGTTTAAAGGCAAGAATGTCTTTGTAGAGTTATGGATGGCTAGCTTAGTTTTCCTTGCCGCTAACACTTGTGTCCTAGTTGTTATGATTAGCAACCACACATACTCTCCATTATTTCAACTGCTGAAACAAAATAGTTCTGAACAGGGCCTAAAACAGGAGTGA
- the LOC115743430 gene encoding uncharacterized protein LOC115743430 isoform X2, producing MATRDQMEAASSTGDLDVDAIRSRARELKQICGNCTEHATDLSPADLEDLLNRCVLEFESGVKQIVSGYSDVNGLGQEDLNAFLGQLKEERDAVQAENNKISDEVEVITRSIMADSIALESDLEGLEYSLDLIRSQGLIKGKAGMDSQSSLLNADVCHKFEALDLQSQIEEKKMLLKSLEHIDCQLRKDDTVEQIEDALTGLKVIEIDGSCIRLSLNTYLPKYESYQQKMEEAIETVELNHELLIELVDGCLELKNVEIFPNDVHIDDIVDAAKAFRQSFSELTIHQTPLEWFVRKVQERVILSTLRRFAVKTAARSRHSLEYIDRDETIIAHMIGGIDALIKVPQGWPVLNIALKLKSLQSSDRHVRNISSSYLRKVEEAANSLDPQRRQNLSSFVDDIEKILKDFEFQSR from the exons ATGGCGACGCGAGACCAGATGGAGGCGGCATCGTCGACCGGTGATCTCGATGTGGACGCGATTCGAAG CCGAGCGAGGGAGCTCAAGCAAATATGCGGGAATTGCACGGAGCACGCGACGGATTTGTCCCCGGCCGACTTAGAAGATTTGCTTAACCGATGCGTTCTGGAATTCGAG AGCGGAGTGAAGCAGATTGTGTCAGGGTATTCCGATGTGAATGGCTTGGGGCAAGAAGACTTGA ATGCGTTCTTAGGACAGTTGAAGGAGGAGCGGGATGCAGTGCAAGCTGAAAACAATAAAATCTCTGATGAAGTTGAGGTTATCACAAGATCCATAATGGCTG ATTCTATTGCTTTAGAGAGTGACCTTGAAGGGCTGGAATATTCTCTGGATCTTATTCGCTCACAG GGTCTAATAAAGGGAAAGGCTGGAATGGATAGTCAATCGAGTTTGCTGAATGCAGATGTGTGCCACAAGTTCGAG GCCCTAGATCTTCAAAGTCAAATTGAGGAGAAAAAGATGCTGTTGAAATCTCTTGAGCATATAGACTGTCAACTAAGGAA ggaTGATACAGTTGAACAAATTGAGGATGCTTTGACAGGATTAAAGGTCATTGAAATTGATGGAAGTTGTATACGCTTGTCGCTGAACACTTATCTTCCAAAATACGAAAGCTACCAGCAGAAGATGGAAGAGGCCATTGAGACTGTGGAATTGAACCATGAGTTGCTGATTGAACTTGTGGACGGGTGTTTGGAGCTAAAAAATGTTGAG ATTTTTCCCAATGACGTGCATATCGATGATATTGTTGATGCTGCAAAAGCTTTCAG GCAGTCATTTTCAGAATTGACGATACATCAGACACCACTGGAGTGGTTCGTGAGGAAAGTGCAGGAAAGGGTTATTTTGTCAACCTTGAGGCGATTTGCAGTCAAGACTGCAGCTAGATCAAG GCACTCCTTGGAGTACATTGATAGAGATGAAACTATTATAGCTCATATGATTGGTGGGATTGATGCATTAATAAAGGTGCCTCAAGGTTGGCCAGTGCTGAACATTGCACTGAAGCTCAAGTCATTGCAGAGTTCAGATCGTCATGTGAGAAATATCTCTTCAAGTTATCTTCGGAAGGTTGAG GAAGCAGCCAACTCTTTAGATCCCCAGCGAAGGCAGAACTTGTCAAGCTTCGTGGATGATATCGAGAAGATACTTAAGGATTTCGAATTCCAGTCGAGGTAG
- the LOC115743430 gene encoding uncharacterized protein LOC115743430 isoform X1, producing the protein MATRDQMEAASSTGDLDVDAIRSRARELKQICGNCTEHATDLSPADLEDLLNRCVLEFESGVKQIVSGYSDVNGLGQEDLIECADAFLGQLKEERDAVQAENNKISDEVEVITRSIMADSIALESDLEGLEYSLDLIRSQGLIKGKAGMDSQSSLLNADVCHKFEALDLQSQIEEKKMLLKSLEHIDCQLRKDDTVEQIEDALTGLKVIEIDGSCIRLSLNTYLPKYESYQQKMEEAIETVELNHELLIELVDGCLELKNVEIFPNDVHIDDIVDAAKAFRQSFSELTIHQTPLEWFVRKVQERVILSTLRRFAVKTAARSRHSLEYIDRDETIIAHMIGGIDALIKVPQGWPVLNIALKLKSLQSSDRHVRNISSSYLRKVEEAANSLDPQRRQNLSSFVDDIEKILKDFEFQSR; encoded by the exons ATGGCGACGCGAGACCAGATGGAGGCGGCATCGTCGACCGGTGATCTCGATGTGGACGCGATTCGAAG CCGAGCGAGGGAGCTCAAGCAAATATGCGGGAATTGCACGGAGCACGCGACGGATTTGTCCCCGGCCGACTTAGAAGATTTGCTTAACCGATGCGTTCTGGAATTCGAG AGCGGAGTGAAGCAGATTGTGTCAGGGTATTCCGATGTGAATGGCTTGGGGCAAGAAGACTTGA TTGAATGTGCAGATGCGTTCTTAGGACAGTTGAAGGAGGAGCGGGATGCAGTGCAAGCTGAAAACAATAAAATCTCTGATGAAGTTGAGGTTATCACAAGATCCATAATGGCTG ATTCTATTGCTTTAGAGAGTGACCTTGAAGGGCTGGAATATTCTCTGGATCTTATTCGCTCACAG GGTCTAATAAAGGGAAAGGCTGGAATGGATAGTCAATCGAGTTTGCTGAATGCAGATGTGTGCCACAAGTTCGAG GCCCTAGATCTTCAAAGTCAAATTGAGGAGAAAAAGATGCTGTTGAAATCTCTTGAGCATATAGACTGTCAACTAAGGAA ggaTGATACAGTTGAACAAATTGAGGATGCTTTGACAGGATTAAAGGTCATTGAAATTGATGGAAGTTGTATACGCTTGTCGCTGAACACTTATCTTCCAAAATACGAAAGCTACCAGCAGAAGATGGAAGAGGCCATTGAGACTGTGGAATTGAACCATGAGTTGCTGATTGAACTTGTGGACGGGTGTTTGGAGCTAAAAAATGTTGAG ATTTTTCCCAATGACGTGCATATCGATGATATTGTTGATGCTGCAAAAGCTTTCAG GCAGTCATTTTCAGAATTGACGATACATCAGACACCACTGGAGTGGTTCGTGAGGAAAGTGCAGGAAAGGGTTATTTTGTCAACCTTGAGGCGATTTGCAGTCAAGACTGCAGCTAGATCAAG GCACTCCTTGGAGTACATTGATAGAGATGAAACTATTATAGCTCATATGATTGGTGGGATTGATGCATTAATAAAGGTGCCTCAAGGTTGGCCAGTGCTGAACATTGCACTGAAGCTCAAGTCATTGCAGAGTTCAGATCGTCATGTGAGAAATATCTCTTCAAGTTATCTTCGGAAGGTTGAG GAAGCAGCCAACTCTTTAGATCCCCAGCGAAGGCAGAACTTGTCAAGCTTCGTGGATGATATCGAGAAGATACTTAAGGATTTCGAATTCCAGTCGAGGTAG
- the LOC115743408 gene encoding GPI mannosyltransferase 1 isoform X1, whose translation MVTVDMRPLLLFSAFLRVFLIVYGEWQDKHMEVRYTDVDYFVFSDAADLMASGKSPYERTTYRYSPLLALLLLPNTFLHRSWGKFLFSASDLLVGVFIYTILKKCSVPKNICTYCVMAWLLNPFTFTIGTRGNCEPVVCAIILWIIICLMNGNLLQAAVWYGLVVHFRIYPIIYAPTLVLVLNHHFLRLGQKPVLRIWSSGPSKKPEYSTAATKLNVLVAIKCIFSAERIVFGVISAAVFFFCTGISFYLYKWEFLHEALLYHLTRTDPRHNFSIYFYHIYLHYEREFSVVEKLISFLPQFMVQLVLVLRFAPDLPFCLFVQTVAFVAFNKVITAQYFVWFFCLLPLILPWSNINFKWKGLCCIFLWMGAQTHWLMWGYLLEFKGKNVFVELWMASLVFLAANTCVLVVMISNHTYSPLFQLLKQNSSEQGLKQE comes from the exons ATGGTGACTGTAGACATGCGCCCCTTGCTGTTATTTTCAGCATTCTTGCGGGTGTTTTTGATTGTGTATGGTGAATGGCAAGATAAGCACATGGAGGTTAGGTACACAGATGTGGACTACTTCGTATTCTCTGATGCTGCTGATTTAATGGCATCTGGGAAGTCTCCTTATGAAAGAACCACGTACCGATATTCACCTTTGCTCGCCTTGCTGCTCTTGCCAAATACATTTCTCCATCGTTCGTGGGGCAAGTTTCTTTTCTCAGCTTCTG ATTTACTTGTTGGCGTGTTCATCTACACCATCTTGAAGAAATGCAGTGTACCCAAGAATATTTGCACCTACTGTGTCATGGCATGGCTTCTGAATCCCTTTACCTTCACTATTGGGACCCGTGGGAACTGTGAGCCAGTTGTCTGTGCCATTATCTTATGGATCATTATTTGTCTGATGAATG GCAATCTCTTGCAAGCTGCAGTGTGGTATGGACTTGTTGTCCATTTCAGAATCTATCCGATCATATATGCGCCAACACTTGTCCTGGTTCTTAATCACCACTTCCTCCGCTTGGGACAGAAGCCTGTTCTTAGGATCTGGAGTTCTGGCCCTAGCAAGAAACCCGAATACAGCACAGCAGCGACTAAACTCAATGTGCTGGTTGCTATAAAATGCATATTTTCTGCAGAGAGGATTGTCTTTGGTGTTATTTCTGCGgctgttttcttcttctgtacAGGAATTAGCTTCTACTTATACAAGTGGGAATTCTTGCATGAGGCATTGCTTTACCATCTAACCCGCACAGATCCAAGACATAACTTCTCTATATATTTCTACCACATATATCTTCACTATGAGCGTGAGTTCTCTGTGGTAGAGAAGCTCATATCTTTTTTACCCCAGTTCATGGTCCAGCTGGTTCTTGTTCTTCGCTTTGCTCCGGATTTGCCATTCTGCCTTTTTGTGCAGACGGTCGCTTTTGTGGCATTTAACAAG GTAATCACTGCGCAGTACTTTGTATGGTTCTTCTGCTTGCTGCCCCTAATACTGCCATGGAGCAatataaatttcaaatggaAAGGGTTATGCTGCATATTCTTGTGGATGGGAGCTCAGACCCATTGGCTGATGTGGGGTTACCTGCTTGAGTTTAAAGGCAAGAATGTCTTTGTAGAGTTATGGATGGCTAGCTTAGTTTTCCTTGCCGCTAACACTTGTGTCCTAGTTGTTATGATTAGCAACCACACATACTCTCCATTATTTCAACTGCTGAAACAAAATAGTTCTGAACAGGGCCTAAAACAGGAGTGA